A part of Dreissena polymorpha isolate Duluth1 chromosome 13, UMN_Dpol_1.0, whole genome shotgun sequence genomic DNA contains:
- the LOC127856365 gene encoding uncharacterized protein LOC127856365 has protein sequence MPHLMHQAIVILLSEYLWAQTASDRNAALNSAFVQGLKNATLDPEAFGNYMIQDSLFCYAVKNIIDIALKNATDPAVWKFLNATGASYESYYQSMFETWSIANASGVKSGPALSRYLNHELNVATTMDSIYVVVTLIPCAKLWPWLGEQLNVNSSSFGVYDSWVKTNFGYSSEYKTYETLINNAETWGHIDRHRALEAYRGSMSGEADFFNTIKTV, from the exons ATGCCCCACTTAATGCACCAGGCAATAGTAATTCTGCTCTCCGAGTATTTATGGGCGCAGACCGCTTCAGACCGTAATGCTGCTTTGAACTCCGCCTTTGTACAGGGACTAAAGAATGCCACCTTGGACCCAGAAGCATTTG GAAACTACATGATACAGGATTCTCTGTTTTGTTATGCGGTCAAAAACATCATCGACATCGCTCTCAAGAACGCAACTGATCCCGCCGTGTGGAAATTTTTGAATGCTACTGGAGCATCCTACGAAAG CTACTACCAGAGTATGTTCGAAACCTGGTCCATCGCAAATGCCTCGGGTGTCAAGTCGGGCCCGGCCTTGAGCAGGTACTTGAACCACGAGCTCAACGTGGCTACTACCATGGACTCGATCTACGTCGTTGTTACCCTGATACCGTGTGCGAAGTTGTGGCCTTGGCTTGGAGAGCAACTAAATGTCAACTCG AGCTCATTTGGCGTCTATGATTCCTGGGTCAAGACGAACTTCGGGTATTCAAGCGAATATAAAACGTACGAGACACTGATCAACAACGCCGAAACATGGGGTCACATAGATAGGCACAGAGCTCTAGAGGCTTACAGAGGAAGTATGAGTGGGGAAGCCGATTTCTTCAATACAATCAAGACCGTTTAG